The genomic DNA GCTTTACCCAATCAGGAGTcgcacaaccacctgtaactgccGTTTCAGGAAACGCCTTCTACTGAGCGTGATAGGCTTTTCGcatgtatacactcacacataactcttttaaagagatttttactattttaaagtgtgtgtatgtgcgcatgtgaCCTGCAGAAGCCATAGgatttagacacacacacacacacacacacacacacacacacaagagctaGAAGTAgagtgagctgcctgacatggggaccaaactcaggtcctctcaaAGGAgaatatgtgctcttaaccactgagccatctctccagcctgatgggggttgggaggagtCTCGTAACCATTCTGTGTGCTGTTAAGTTCTGTTTCAAGTATACAACAAACCTTTGAATCCTGGTGAAGGTACAGAGGGTGCAGCCATCATCCTTAGTCAGTCTGAGAACGTTCTATTAACCCACAAGATGCCAATTCAGTTGCAGTCAGCCACCTCCAGCTGCCTTTGTCACAGTGGATTTGCCAGCCTGGGAGGGGTGCAGGCCATGGAACTAGGCCCTAAGTGGTGCAGCGTGTGGCCTCTGCAATCCCTCAGCCACAGTGCTAGCTTCCAGTAGTCATGAGTCCTCTGCAATAACATATAATCTGATGTGTGCTGAAATTCTCTGGCTTCTCCTGTTGCATTCCAGATAAAATCCAATCCCCTCACCATTGTAAAGGAGAGTTGCACCCGAGGTGGCTTCTGCTTCCTCCCTTAGGCCCTGACTCCTTTTGCTGGACCACACCTCCTCTCTGCTGTTTCCTGGTCTACACACTTGAACTCTGGAATCCTTCAGTTTAAAATACTGGCCCACTGGACCTTCTCTAAGCTGACTCCTTTAGATCTCAGCTCAAATGGCCCTGTACCAGTTAGGTTTTACTGTCAACACGACACAGTGTCATCGGAGAGGACAGAGTCTCAACCAAAGGATGACACAGATCTCACTGCTCGGTAGCCATTGGCTATGGGGAGTTATCTTGATTGCTGATTGGTGTGGGAGGTCCAGACCACTACAGACAGTGTCACCACTAGATAGCAGGTCCTGAGCTGTTTAAGGAAACTGGCTGAGACACTGTGGTGCACGCTTTTCAACTCAGCACTcagagggggaggaggtggaTCTCTATGTGTTGGAGTCCGGTCTGATCTACAGGGTGAGAAATACAGCATTTAATACTACAGAACTGCTGAGATGGCTCATGGGTAAAGGCACTGTCTACACAGCCTGACAACCTGCGTCCCCTCCCTGGGTACCAAAGGCaggaggagaaaactgactcccaaagCTTGTCTTCCATGGACCTGTACCAGcctcactcaaacacacacacactaataataataataataataataataataataataataataattcaattTTAATTAGAAAGCTTTTATAAAGCATTTTCTAACCCTTTCTCTGGATTATTAGTAATTATTAGTAATCGATCTTTTCTTCATGCTTACATGCTTGCTTCAAGTCTGGTCAAAAATAAAACCCCTGGATTAGAAATCCATGCTGGGCTTAAGTCTCTGACATTTACAACGCCCTCGATTCCCCTGCCACCAGCGAGAATCGAGAATGATCACCCTGAGCCACTTTGAACATCTGGATATGTGTTGTGAGTTCACTTAACACTAAGAAGTTCTACAAAAATagacattttgtttattaaaGTGTTTCAGAAGGCCAGGCATGtgggacatgcctttaatcccagcacccgagaggcagagacaggcagatctctgtgagcttagACGCAAGCCAggcctacatagagagaccctgtctcaatcaaAGAGGTTTCAGAGGGGCACACAGGCCTACGGGGAGCCACTGAGTGGCTGCTCTGAGTCTTCGAGGAAACTTAATGCTGGATGGAAGCGGAGGACCAGGCTTTGCACATCCCGACCCAAGGGTGCCTGAGGAGTATGGCCAACATGAGGAGTGACAGCAGCATCAGGCCTTTGGCGACACACTGAGGCCGGGGCTCCCCTGAAAGGCAGCAGAAGGCAATCATTAAAAGCATGAAGGTCCTTGTGCCCACAGATCACCAGGGAGGCCAGGAACGGAAAGGACATGCAACCTGCTTTTCCATATAGAAGGGTAAGAATGGGGGTGGGTAACAGTCTGGTGATCTGCAGTATCTGTTGGGCCAGGCCCTATCAAGACCCCACAACCAGGACCAGAGGTAGCTCACAATCTAAATGACCTTATGTTATCTGTATCACCAAGGGCTCCTGCAGGCTCTCACAACCAGGACCAGAGGTAGCGCGCAGCCTAACAACCCACATGACCTCTACACTAACTATATGACTGAGACCAGGCCAGATCCTTCCTTAGACTCGTAAGCTAACACAGGTAGTCTATCCAGAGAACCATTCTTGGAAGAAAGGACTCTGAGTTGTGTTTCGATGTTAACCACGCCCCCTGTGTACTAGGGATTGGATTACACCAGGAAACTTTCCCCCAAACTGTACTGTGTTTAAATATGTTGGCAATAAAACACCTGACATCAGACTCCTGAAGTTTGACCCAGCCTGGATGGGTTAAGTCGGGCTGAACTGAGTTTTCACTCATTCTCATTTCTTTGTGGCTTATTTCCCTGCCAACTATGACACTTGCCGGGgacaacccccaccccaacaacTGAGTCTTATCATGTCTTGACTTTGAAGGTAATAGTTTAGTGTTAACCATTTATTGTTATCATAATTTCTAAGCATCATAACCGTAACTTCTAAACATCGGTATTAGTGTGGTTTCTTCTTTTAAGTCTTTCGTGCTTTAAGTTGTCTGGGACATTTCCACATTGACTGGTAAACAGTTTTAACCGGCACAACGTAACTTACAACATACAGAAACCTGGCTTCCTACCTTGATAATATTGGGTCAGAGGGTACAGAAGTTGGGGCCAGCACAGCTCATTCCGGGTACAATCGTACTCTGTGAAGTTGATCTGGAATCTACACAAACACGTGAGAGGGTTACAGGGAAAACTAGAAAGAAGCAGGAAGGAACCTGCGAGCCTGTCAGCCATTGGCTTATCTGGTTGTGGGCGGGGCGTCTGCGCAGGAAAGAACCTGTGAGCCTGTCAGCCATTGGCTTACCTGGTCGGGCGGGGCATCTGCGCAGGGATGTTAATGAACTTAACAGAGGCACTGAGGGGGAGAAGGTCGGCTTTGTCCTCCTCACAGGTGAGCCCACATTGGTACTGCCAGGTTACTGTGGAGAACCTAAGAAAGGACGATTGTGAGGTAGTGGCCACCAACCACTGAAAGTCTAGGAAGCCAAGTGCTGGATCCTCAAGTCTAGACCCAGAATCTACAAGTCCTTGTTCCGATCACTGGCTGCTGcagccagctccctcctctcGCCCAAGTCACTGTATGCGGGTTCTCTTAACAAGGATTGCTTGTCTCCAGCAGTCTAATAGGAAGAGCCTCTGGTCATTTATCGAAGGCGTGCCATGCCCGTGGCACCGCAAAACAGTACTGCGGAACGGGAAGTTGCTTAGCAAAGGAGACCTTGGCTCTACCCCGACACTGAAGTGGGTCTGATGGGAAATCAGCACAGCTTCTCAAATTCTAGTAACTGCTCCCCAACTTTGCGGGGGGTGGCGGTGggggtgtggctgtgtgtgtgtgggcgggaCACATCACTCCCTGCTCTCTGTTCAGTGGGTCAGAAGACACCAGCCCGGATCCAGAGCCTGCATGCTAGAGCTATTGATAGTTCAGACCATAGTGAATGGCTCCAAAAGGAACCCATGACCCAgcgaacaacaacagaaaaaggcTCTGTAGACAAGAAGGCCTCTCTTTACTAAGCCCAGGCGAGGCGAGGCTGGTGCTgacctcacaggaccaaggaggaTGCCCCTGAGTATGAAGACAGTCCCAGGACAAGGTGAGCTGGGGGTAACCAGAAAGAGACCCTCTCTGACCTTGCAGGCATGGGGACTCTCCCAAACTGAATAGCACCCACCACTTTTTGCTAAGTGGAACCTGTCACATGAGGTAAAGACGCAATGCACAAGGGTGTCATATTTCCTTAGATAAAGCTATTGCATATTAAACTGTCTGAAGTCACACACGGTTCCATGATCGGAACCTATGGTGCCGGCAAAGCCTCCAACCAGTGGCCACGTTCTGTCGCCAATATGCCACTCAGGCCCATAGAGTTAAATACCCTCAGAACGGAGCAGTCCCTTGTCAGCCGTGGCCCTCCCCTGACACCGCAAAAGCTCTCATACAGAGCTTTACAAATACTCCCGAGGGCCCTCCATTTATACAGCCCCAGCTATTAATGATCGCCATGTGTGCGGATTTCTGCCTGGCATTCCTGGTCTGTGTCCTGCTCTCCACCTCAGCGACTCTCGGGAAGGGACCACACCTTGTCTCCACAGCCAGGATCTCCCGCTGAGCCTCCCCTTCCACAGCGCCAGCCTCAGCAGTGAGGATGCGGATGGTGACGTGGGTTGGAACTTCCGGGCACATGCCATTTGCGCTGCTCAGAGGCAGGTCGGCGCCTGCATCAGGGGCGTCGACGCCTGCAGGAATGTCAAATTAGACATCTGTTAGTGGCGGCTGTCCCACGTGTCAGCCATGATACCCAAAGCCTCTCAGGCCTGAGGCTCAACTCTCTTGCAAGGGTGTTGTCACTCCATGACTATGTGACCTCACAACATCTACGGCAGGAGCAGTGCTGCTCACCTGGGTGGTGTCTAAATGTCCCTGTGCATTGAACGTGGTCCCAACCCACAGAATAAACCCAAACGTGGAGATTCAGTGTCTGGGGCTGCAGAGACGTCTCAGGATTGAAGAGCACTTGCCACTCTTATGGAGGACCCAGAGGCagctcccagcaccaacatggtcgTTCACCTGTAACCCGtcctccaggggatctgatgcccatttCTGTCTTCCAAGGGcgcccacacacacatggtataaactttcacacacacacacacacacacacacacacacacacacacacacacacaaatacatcttttcctcaaaaagaaaaataaaagattcagTATCTAAGCTTGTCACTGAAAGCCACAGAGTGTGCCGACAGGGACAGTAGAGAACCCTGGTAAATGGTTACCAGACGATGCCAGACATTTATGCCCTAAGAGAAGTCatataaaaaaaagacatttaaaactcATCTGAGCATCTTTAGTTTCTATGGGTTAGATAAATAAGCAATTTGCTGGTTGGGTGCACTACAATAACATAACCAAACCCTGGGctcacacatgccaggcaagcgctctttCTTAGAGCCACAGCCCCAGTCCCTGGCAGTCCCCTTGGTGAACAATTCTGAGCTGTGTGATCATCCCCACTCTCTCAGGACacctcctgatttttttttttttttgactgttttAGGATTTAGGAAGTTGGTGCTAGGGTTCAAACCCACAGCTCTCCACACTCTAGACACTAGGCGGAACCACATCTCAGCCCCAGATTTACTTTCAAATTTTCCCGTATAGAACTCTCCAGGTCCCAAGAGTGCCTCCCTGGTTCTTAGCACTCATGACTCTGCTTTCCGTGCACATCTGTCCATTCTGGGCCTTGCACACAAATGGAGTGGAAGTTTTGGGTGGTCTGTGTCTGGGCCCCTTTCACTCAGCACCACGTTTTCACTCTCTATAAACTACGGGTTAACTCTCGATGCCGATATTCTTGGGTGCTCAAAATAGAAGTGCAAACTGACGTGACCCGTACGTCTTCAAGCTGGGACTGTCAGCAAGAGGAAGCTCGAGATAGTTTCCTCTTCGAGCAGGAGCCATGAGAGCTGGGGAAAGAAAGATTCCTGCCTACAGAGAGCCCTGGGCAAAATGCTCAACATCAGTGACCCCTACGCATGGCCAGGGTGACTCACGTATGACCTCCAGCCAGCCATCGCTCAGATCACCGTAGTCCGAGTTGCCTCTCCTCGCAACGTGCGTTGCCTGGATCAGCAAATCTAGTCTCTGAAGGACATTCTCCCTGCAAAGAAGGAAGATAACACTTCTCAGCCGGTGGCCAGCGGGCTTGGTCCTTAAGTCCTTTTCCAAGAGTGGCCACCTGTCTTTGCTGGGAGCCCAGATAGAAATCTGCTGGAGCGACTGCCGGTAAAAACaggatgcatgtgtgtgggtgtacgctggagagatggctcaggagttaagaataCTTACTGGTAGCCTGACGTGGTGGCTCAGGCCTATAATccttgcacttgggaggcagaggaaggaggaggtgtatgagtttggggccagcctggtctacagatcaagttccaggatggtcagggctacacagaaaaactctgtcatggaaaaacaacaaacaaacaaacaaacaaaacaaataaaaggaatgcttgctgctcttccagatttGGGTTCGTagtgtgtcattttttttttttctttttttcggagctgggtaccgaacccagggccttgcgcttgcactgagccaaatccccaaccccctccctttttttttctttttttctgagctggggaccgaacccagggccttgcgcttgctaggcaagtgctctaccactgagctaaatccccaaccccgtagtgTGTCATTTTTAAATGCACGCTTGCTCCTTGCCCGGTGCCAACAATGGCTGCCGTCTCACCCAGCCCTCATGGctagagttcaattcctggcacccacttGACAGCTCACGCCCATCTGGGACTCCAGTTCGAGGGCATCTGAtaacctcttctgacctttgcaaGCACTGTCTGCACAGGCTGCACAGAGATGCATACCTGCAGGTAAGACGCTCACACcataaaatgaatgaatcttAAGGGGGGAAGTAGGCTGGGAggggccagtgaggtggctcagcggaTGGAGGAGTTCTTATGCAGGCCTAACAACCTGAGCTGGATTTCTAGACCATACGACGTGGCCAGAGAGAGCGCTGGCTCccaagagttgtcctctgacctccgcgtGTGAAGCACATTTATGTTCACCCAACCTCCCACGAAATaaagataaatgtaaaaaaaagaaaaaaaaaaaaaaacaactcttggGAGGCTGTGGAAAACCTGGAGCCGTCCGTCCCACTCTGCTGAGGATGGCAAAAGGTGCCACCATGGTACTAAAGTGGGTTCTGCAGACAGAAAAGGGAATTACCAGATGACCTGGCACTTTGATTCCCAGGGGCACAGactgaaaagaacaggaagcacATTCACACTGAAACCTGCACCGGCCTGCGTGTGGCAGTACACACAGCCAAACGATGGGGAACCCGGACGTCCATCAACCGAGGCGGATGAACAAGGTGTGATATAAACAGACACGCAGAGGCAGGCGAAGAGTCACCATGGAAAAGGATGGAGTTCTGGCACACGCTGTGACATAGGTGTGACCCCATTTGAATGTCCAGAGCAGGCAAAGCCACAGAGGCAGAAAGCAGGGCTGTGGAGAGGAGAGCTGGGGGAGTAACTACTTACACATACAGATTTCCACCTTGGGTGATGAAAATGTTTTAGAACTAGATAAAGCCTTTCATAACACCGTGAACGGCCTCAATGACACTGGACAGTTCACCTTTTCTTGTCTTAAGCCTTTTaagccatttgtgtgtgtgtgcatgtatgcctgtgccaTGGCATACTTggggaggtcaaaggtcaacttGAGTGAGtcagttttccttcctttctttttttaaagatttatttattttatgtatatgagtacactgtcgctgtcctcagacacaccagaagaggacatcggatcccattacagatggttgtgagccaccatgtagttgctgggaattgaactcaggacctctgaaagagcagtcggtgctcttaactgctgagccatctctccagcccccgagccaGTTTTCTTTTACCACATGAGtcatggtcttgaactcaggtcatcaggcttggcaacacATGCCTTTCCCTGCCGAGTCATCCCGACAGACCTTTTGATTTTATGTTGAGACAAGGTGTTATCTGCAGCCCAAGATGACCCTAAGTAGCACAGcaaccctgcctcagcctctagagtgctgggacgGTGGTGTGTGCTACTCTGTCTGCCTGAGTCACTACTTCTGAATGATTAATTACATCATGGGAATTTTACACCAACTTAAAACAgggtaagacacacacacacacacacacacacacacacacacacacacacacacggcatacaTGTGCCTCTGTTCTTacactgcacacatgcacgcaataatcatttcataaataaatgttaaaaacaaatgtgtgtgtatcCACCACTTACTATGATGTCCACCGCATGTCCACCATCTATCACATCCACTGCGTGTGTCCACTAACTATCACTAGCTATCACGTCCACGCCATTCACCATAACTTTTCAGTCTTGTCTTTAACATTCacacagaaaattaattttaggGAGACCActcaaaaatggaagaaaattcaCCAGTGAATCTCACAGGAGCCAGctttggggaggtggagacaggaggactcaAGAGTTGAGGATCTTCTTGGCTCTGGGAGACCTTGTCTCCCACAAACCAAACCAACGAGAGACTCACCTGAGTTGTGTACAGTTCTCCTTAATCCCAACTTCCAAAAGGCAGCCAGAGGAGGCATCTTCTCCAAACAAAACAGGTCTGAGGGCGGCTGATGTGCACAGGCCCCTTCCAGCTGCAAGAGAAGGATGAGCCCCTCACTGTTCTGCTAAATACAAGTAAAGATTTACTTCAAGGACTTCCTGAAAACTCTCTCagcagcactcaagaggctgaggcaggggcatgatggtttaaggccaacctgaagaccctgtttcaaacaaacaaaaagtgtgtgcgtgtgtgtgtgtgtgtgtgtgtgtgtgtgtgtgtgtgtgtatggagagagagagagagagagagagagagagagagagagaggaggtctcacatagcccaggctggcctgaattgATTgattatgtagctgaggatggcctgatctcctgatcctcctgcctccaccttttaAGTGCTGGGTCTATGGGAATGCACCAACACACCTggctaaaaaacaaaaccaacaatgaAACGTAAAAATAGagttccaggggttggggatttggctcagtggtagagcgcttgcctaacaggcgcaaggccctgggttcggtccccacctccgaaaaaaaaagaaaagaaaaaaaaaaaaatagagttccAGCTTCTGAAAACTAGGGTGTTACTCTGAGCCAGCGGTTCCCAagctgtgggtcgagacccctttcGGAGCCACATACCAGACATCCTGCATGTCAGGTACTTACACTGCAATCCATAACAGTAGCGaacttacagttatgaggtagcaacgtaataatgttatggctgggggtcaccacgtCATGAGGAACCATATAACAGGGTCAACAGcgtgaggaaggttgagaatcactgctctgaTCTTTCTGATCCTTTCAAAGCCAAGCAAAGGTGCCTTCCTGTGTGACAACCAGACCTCACGCCTCTGGCAGGGCGAGCCACTCCTACTGCCATGCTGGGTGGCCTGTTTCAGAGGGAGCTGTTGTGGCTCCAAGGAACAGAATGATGGGCTACAGTGACAGACAGCACAATCCTGCCTGAAACACTTCCTAATTCCCAGCACCTCAGGTACAACATGCAAGGCATCCTTgaataaggaagaaaaaagtcttgggaacacaaaaaaagcAGCCCCTCCCCACATACCATAAACCAAAGGGATGGCAAATGTTCCTAACTCCAggctttggggggtggggagggagtgcgggtgcggggtgtgtgtgtgtgtgtgtgtgtgtgtgtgtgtgtgtgtgtgcagggagcgggggaggggtggggtaaGATCACCTTTAGCAAATCTCAAACCACCTTACCCGGCTGCCAGAGGTGCAACGTGGTGACATTCATGCCATCGGTATGCAGAGCTCGGACCGGCTTGCCAAGCTGGTAACCTAGACACAGAGAACAAGgcaacctctgaaaatgtaagcctgCCCCGACTGAATATTGTCCTtcagaagagttgccttggtcacggtatctTCTCAACAATGGGAGCCCTAAGGCGGAAGCCTGGGGAGCCTTGTACACACCACCGCAGCAGCCAGCacagcagcacttgggaggctgaggcaagaggatggtAATTTCTATTtactatattgatttttttttttgacttactAAATTCTTAGCCAGGCGTGATAGAACCCATGTGTAACCACATGGTGATGTGTGGGAGGAAGAAACTCACGATACAAACCACTTACACTGAAGGCTGTGCCGTCGACGGAGCAACAGCACCGGCTTGCCCCAAAACAACTCCTTACAGCAACGGCCTCCTCACTGCACGTCCACCTCCCGCTCCGTCTCCGAGTGTGATTTAGGGCCGGTGCCGCAAATCCGGAGCCAGACAAGGTCTCTGGACCGTTTCCCTATCAGGCCTTACATTCctgaatgtattttatttatcgAAGCTTATCGAACATTCTGGAATATTACCATCTATGTTACCACATCTCAAGTGCTGAGCAGTCCCAAGGGACGTGACGGGCAGCAAGAGGCCAAGAGACGGAGAAATGAGCAGATAAATGAACAGCAAGCTGGTGTTAGCCTTTCCTCATGATACGAATGAGCACGTGGTCAGGAGACACAACCCACCACACTGGTGGGCTAGCTCACAGGACAGTGGATGACTGAAGGCAGCTCCATCACTGAGAATCCCACCCAGCATGGGCGGTGACTTCCTGTTGGGCGGTGACTTCCTGTTGGACAGGTAGGGGAACAGGCCTGACCTTCTTAGGGGTCACTTGAAGAGACAGTCAGTCACAGCCGCTCTGACTAAGGCAGTAATGGCTACTCAGAGGACAGTGGCCCACACATCAGCTTTTTTAAAAGGCCAATGGCAACACACGGTGGTGGTACTGTGCCTTTAAATCTAAATCGAGCTACTCCGAGGTTGAGGGAAGGCATATAATCAGGAGTTCGAGGCTAACCTTGGCTGCACGCAAACACcgcctctcaaaaacaaaacaaaacaaaactcccatgggccagagagatggcccaatggttaagagcactcgttgctcttccagaggatccaagattGGTTCCCTGTACCCATGCTGGGCAAATCACAACTGCTCGAGACTCTAAATCTGAGTGATCTCACGctctcctctgatctccatgggcGCCTGCTcacaaacataaattaaaaaataaaaaataattttaagcaaGGGTCTGGAAAGAAgcctcagcaggtaagagcaaaggctgctcttccagaggaccagggttccattcccaacacccacaaagCCGCTTACAGCTGTTCTAGTTATGAGGAacagttccagttccaggggatccaacagacacacatgcagacaaaacaccaaggttcataaaataaaaataatcactaaaaaaaattaaaacaacaacaacaaaaccaccacaaaacagccaggcatggtggcacaaatcTTTAATCAGTCCTGGGAGACAGGCAAACAGATCTCTAGTCcacagagaattccaggacagccagggctagctACATAGAAAAGCCATATAAAAACAAACCGAaaagaaacaaacccacaaaatGTAAGACTAGAGACCAAAGGCCCAAGAGGATAAAATTTGCATGCAGAGCGACACTGTATACTAAACTATACATTTGCCAGAAGAGAGAATGGACTGTCACGGGTTGTCATGGAGACAAACTCAACTCAAGACAGTTCCTCATGACTATGGGGCAGCCCAGGGTGCCCCCCTCGGATCCGTGCAAAAGAGCAACACTGTTATTCATCCTACCTGGATTTCCAGAAAATTCCTTCTCACCACCACTGTTAGGGCTTAAAAACTTCACTGTAAATCTCTGGGTCATTGTtcctagaaaagaaaagaaaccggAGATAGAACGTGCACCATTTTGTTGGGAAAAGAAATTAACTCCCGTGAACATGATGTATGCATGCtgtaaggctgaggcaggaggattgctttgaggctgaggcaggaggattgctttgaggctgaggccagggctacacatcaAGGCCCTttcttgaagaaaaaataaaaaaaagaaaacaggaacaagGCACACATTTAATgttgcacacatttaatcccaacactccagaggttgtgagtttgaagccagcctggtttatacagAAAATTCCAGCtaagggctatgtagtgagacctcgtctttattattattttttgttttttaataagccGTCTAGTT from Rattus norvegicus strain BN/NHsdMcwi chromosome 12, GRCr8, whole genome shotgun sequence includes the following:
- the Tctn2 gene encoding tectonic-2 isoform X1; protein product: MTVIPNQVYQPLGPCPCDLTAKACDIRCCCDQDCQPELRELFERFCFSGVFGGYVSPPSHHRCAARTTHQTPDWFPFLCVQSPPSTSPFLGHFYHGAISPRHSPGFETHSHLDLRDFFADASYKQGDPIMTTNGYFTIPQASLAGQCLQDAPVAFLRNFHSVCTTDLEVQERDRLIPEDMRIRTTGGLVTPTVTYEEATDLDKLITSPDTILSAGSAPRNVTVEEHYVFRWQNNSISSLDITIIRAEINAHQRGTMTQRFTVKFLSPNSGGEKEFSGNPGYQLGKPVRALHTDGMNVTTLHLWQPAGRGLCTSAALRPVLFGEDASSGCLLEVGIKENCTQLRENVLQRLDLLIQATHVARRGNSDYGDLSDGWLEVIRVDAPDAGADLPLSSANGMCPEVPTHVTIRILTAEAGAVEGEAQREILAVETRFSTVTWQYQCGLTCEEDKADLLPLSASVKFINIPAQMPRPTRFQINFTEYDCTRNELCWPQLLYPLTQYYQGEPRPQCVAKGLMLLSLLMLAILLRHPWVGMCKAWSSASIQH